One Microcebus murinus isolate Inina chromosome 24, M.murinus_Inina_mat1.0, whole genome shotgun sequence genomic window, tttactATCTAAAAtactacttaaaattttaatacctattattttctccaaattctttGATTCACTCCTGAGGAATCAGTCTGAAACAATTAGCACCTCACCGCTTTATTATCATGCATATTAAAGGttgcctacattttaaaaaataaatcaagtttACCTCACTTCATTTTTATAAGAGGTATAAaatctgaggtttttttttcattaattgaaCCCTGTTTTAACACAAATCCTCTTGTAATTCCTCTTGCTTCACTAAAATAACATTGGAATCACTATAGTTTGTGCAAGTGCCTCCTATCTGGGGGAAAAGCTGCCTCTGGACACCTGCAAACTGGGTTAAGAGGTGATAACTATTAATTATGTAAGATTATGACCATTTAGTCATATGTTTAATAGTAACTCACTTACATAACCCTTGCTATTGAATTCAGATACCGTGTTCAGCTTGTATTTCTCGATAACCCCCACCCTCAAACCAACATATATGTACACACCCAATCAGCATGCATGACTGCTGACTGACACTAATTCCATtgactatttattgagtgtcatGATTACAACTGAGATTACACAAAATGAAGTGGACACAGTCTTGCACAAATGGCATACATTTCAGTTAATTGTGAAAGTTAGGTTAATAAGTTCTATTGGCACTTTTCATATGTAGATTTGatttctgaaaaacatttttgataattatactaaaagtttaaaaaaatacatgttaatcagaagtataaaataaaaatctatatgaatGATACGTAagagaagttaaaataaatgagtttacTTTCTATTTTGCATAAGTCTTTGACATGTTTATTTAGTAACTCACAGAACCTGGGAATTCAGTTTTTGAAGTTAGCAACTTCCTGGGGTTACTGGGAGGtagagaaattatgaaaaaaggaatacttcatttctttgtataaaaGACTACCTTACATACTGCTCATTTCATGAACCCCAAAAAGTACTATTTATAGAGTCTAAGGACCATTTATTGCCCATTGAAAGAAATACACAGTTGAATGTCTGTCTCATCCCTCTGATCACATGTAGTAAAATTATATCGTCATTAACAGCCAAGATAAAAATGGTATATTAATTTTAGTAGTAGTTAGAACCAGAGGAAAAGATTgctatatagaaaaacataaaaatatgtagataaaaatgaaaaactgaatagTGTGGACTATTTGCTTTTACTGTATTCACACTGTCATACTGGATTAAACACAAAGAATCTTGATTTATTACATGGAGGTGGATCCCACATGGTTTAATTGCCATCCCCGTCCctaaatgtcaaagtgaaatgaaaCTCAGAAAATTCTGGATGATTGTTTTACTTCACTTTAAGAAGTTATctgtaaataagaaaaatcaactGTTAGGGCAAAAATAGTCTGTAAACTGTGAATGTACGGAGGACAAGCTCAAGACACAGAGAACCTGCCCTGAGTCTGAGTCTTTGGAAGATGCGACAGCTGCACTGGTCAGCCACATCTGCGGTGGTGTCTTCATGTCTCAGAGGGTGCACTCTGTAGGCCAGGTGTGTGCTCACCAACCTATGCAAGGGTCTGGGCAGTCCCGCAGGTAAGTTTCATAGTGACCTTTGGTAGCATCTATCAAGGTTGTGAATACAGTCagctgaaagaaaattatttttactttaaggaTGTTTTCAATTCCAAGATATTCTGACTTACAGAATTCACTTTATTAAATTAACTACTTGATATTAAACaattatatatgtaatgtattatatagttaatatatttgtattaatgtatattatattaattaaataattatatattattattcattaaagcAACCAACTTCAATAGAACCATCGTTCCAGGTCATGAATATAAATAATCTCAGGAGAGAATCCCAGTTcttctcacgcctgtaatcctagcactctgggaggcaggtggatcatttgagctcaggagttcgaaaccagcctaagcaagagcaagaccccgtctctaccaaaaatagaaaaaattagcagggcatggtggcgcatgcctgtagtcccagctactcgggaggctaaggcaggaggaacgcttgagcccaggagtttgaggttgctgtgagctaggctgatgccacagcactctaacccaggcaacagagtgagactgtgtctcaaaaaagaaaaaaaaaaagaatctcagttGTTCACAGGAGGTTATTCCTGGGCAGTACACTGCTGCACCACCAATGCTTTAAGACTAATTTAACCTTCCTCAAAGTATAATTGACAGTCATGCAAAACCTAATGGTATATTAATACCATGGAGCATAAACAGTTTAGCTTTGGTTATCCTTACccttaaaacatttctaatacAGTGAGGAAAACTCTATGTAGGCACAGAGATTACAAAGCACACAAACAAACTCACATGGAGGTCACACAGACTGTGAGTCACCAGACTGTGAGCTCACACAGACCATGTGGGCAGAGTGAGAGGGAGTGCAGGGTCCACAAGCTGAAGGAAGGCTTTCAGCGAAAGCCAGGATGATCTGAATGGTAAAGGACAGTAGGATTTTTTTCTCGTGGGGGCAGTAGAGGCATGTTTATTTGAGGGAGAGTTAGGGAAAAAGGACCAAGAAGAGAAGGAACAAGTGGGATAATCAGGGAAGCACATCCTGAACATTTGAGGCATGACTATTAGCAAATGGGATGATTAGAAAacgtttttcattttttaatctatcgtatgaagaaaaaaaagataaaaggatatAATAAAGTTTAACGGAAACCCTAATCCAACAAGACACAGAGCTTTGTCTGAAAATGGATTTCAAACTTCTGTGAACTTTTAGGTGTTAGTTGTGATGTACAGCATGAGGTCTCTGACAGATGGAAGTCAAGAATAAAATGCTAGGCTTAATTCAAGTGCCATGTAAGTAAAGCTGTAAACAATACTCAGAACAATTTGGACATCAAGCCACGATGACCAACTTCTTTGCTGCATTGCAAAAGTTACAATTTTAGCCacataaaaacactttttaaaaatcagccttGGTTGTAGCCACACAAAAATCAgccttatgttttaaaaaaaacaaattctgtgCTCAAACTGATATAAGATAACAGGAAAAGATCAATCATAGGACCAAAttctttctctaaaagaaaaaattatatatacatatattttaaaataccttgtTGAGGACAGGTTTTGTTGACAGGACATCATATAGGGTTGCAAATGAGATATTCTAAAACACAAAATAGTTTTGTTCAGTAAATTAAATACAGAAGTCAGCAGCCTTATCCACACAAGTGGGTCATTATAAAGCAAGACATTCTTCGATCTTCCTCCCCCCAATCCCCCTAAAAGAATTTCCCTTGGGGTCATTGTTAGAAACAGGTAACAGTTTTACTGtattacttttgtttctttctcccctttctaAATTCTTGCCTGTTTGTTATTCAACTTCACAGAGCAGTATCCagcattaaaataagaaagggaAAGTACAGCAAAATTTTGctctttttaagttaaaaaaaacaaaaactcactgGATATTGTCTAGAGATACTGAATAAATGTGAGGTTTAAAAATTCTCTGAAGGCCAAAGAAAAATGCCAGAACTGAGATCATCTTTAATGGTGACAgtttctttctatacatattgTATTGTAAACGCACCTCCTGGGTTATGCGGTTTAGGCATGTCTTTGCAGCTGTCCTTCGATCATCAAGGAAGAAGGGGTTTTTCCAACGGTCATAGTTTGTTTCTAGCACATACCATCGACCCTGCTTAGGATCAAGTCTGGATACAAAAAGAGAGATACCCTCTTAGGCTACATGCCTTAAACTTGTGCGTATGTCAGTTTATGCTTTAGTTTCTacttatttctataaatgtaCTTACTCATATACATCCAAAGATTGTTTTCTGTCTCGTGTGATCACACAACCTTCCCCAGACTGGTTGCCTCCCAGGATAAAGTACGCTGGGGCAAGTACCTTGGTCTTGGTCAATATATTCTTGGCTTCTTCATAACTacatagaaacatttaaaaaatgttttagttgaCTTGGAAATGTTTGACTCTGTGGAAACTAAAGGAAACCAAGTATCTAaggaatatgttttttaaaaaaggatggtAAGCAATGGCTCTAGGAGGAAAAATCCCTTACTCCTGTGAGGTAAAATAACTGAGATGGGAAGAGGGAGTTTCAGAAGGTCCCTCAAatctgaagaagaaacaaaatggcCTCAACACATCATTGTCCACCCTTATTGTCCATGCCTTTCACTAAACAATAAAGGGAAATAATATTAATTGCACAATATAGGACTTAGTAAACCTTGAAAATTGGGgctattaaaaattgaaatggatTATTAAAGAAGACTGCTAAATCTTATTCCCTGGAAGGTACAAAAATAGGATTGATACCCCTTTATTCTAAGTTATTTGGATTCAGTGTAGGCTGAAGAAAAGGCAGTTTTGCTATTGTAAGATTTCTTCTGTACCACAGCAGAATAATATAACTTATAGATTAATATGTATTACCACGTAGATGAAGattttattatacaatttttCTCTTGTGTATGGGTGATTATTTTTGTCCACCAAAAACATTCACAGGTGCCCTTCATAGTGTCAATATCCCTAGTACTTTTTGATAATTCATGTCCTCACTATAAAAATAGgccgatggctcacgcctgtaatcccagcactctgggaggccgaggtgggcggattgctcgaggtcaggagttcgaaaccaacctgagcaagagcgagaccccgtctctactataaatagaaagaaattaattgggcaactaatatatatagaaaaaactagccgggcatggtggtgcatgcctgtagtcccagctacttgggaggctgaggcagcaggattgcttgagctcaggagtgtgaggttgctgtgagctaggctgatgccacggcactcactctagcctgggcaacaaagcgagactctgtctcaaaaaaaaaaaaaaaaaacacaacacaccaTAGAAAACATGAATAATTCCACATGAATGTCAAGGTTCACCTAAGACATTCTGCATAGCTCCTCAATGGATGTTAAGCTGAAgcttgggaaatatttttatattttagtatcaataatttacaacaaatatttgaaaataaagcaagcaaCCACTTTACCTAGTACTATTTTCCAGAACTGATCTAGTGATAAACCCTATCCACATGGCATCTTTCTTTCCCATAATCCATTCTAGGACACCTGGAAGAGATCAAACACAGTGTCAGGATCTGGCAAAGGTTAGACTACTTAACCAGAAGGCACAGTCCAGTCCTCCTAGTAAAACAGTTGTGAAACCCCATTTCACTTGAGAACACGCTACTCACCCAGATAACCACCATTTATACTGAAGCGTTCATTTAGTGTCAGGCTAAACAGTCCCtgagaaaaagacaaagcaaTAAAGTCAGAAACTCCAACCTTCCTCTTTAAGATCCTATCACTGTACTCTATGGTGGTATATAAAGGGCTGGGTAatgagaaaggcaaagaaaaatcaaaaccatgTATTAACaaggctttaaaaaaagtttaaagcatttGCACGTCTAGTGTGTGAGATAAGTAGGTGGGATATTATTGGCTATACCTTTCGGACAGGAAACTACAGAGCAGAGAATTAACACCTGACTTGCCTAAGTGAGCAGCAGACCCAGACTTTGATCCCTCTGACACCTGGCCACATGCTCCTTATCCCAGAACAGGCTCAGAAACCTTCATTTCCTTTCTACTCTTCTCTACCATGCAATCTTAAACCTAGGAAAGGGACAAGAAGTACATAGGGATGAACTGCGGCTCTATATTCTTTTTAGGTTCTCATTTTCTTAGACTCCACCTTTTCTTTACATATACTAAAAGCATGACACAAAGCTACCTTTAAAATTACATGACAATAGAGTCCTTACTGGTTTGAATCCTGTTAACATGCCCACATAGCCAGCAAAGCTTGCAGCCTTGAAGAcggttttattgtttctttggaaGTCCAAGTTCACTGTTAAAGGTTTTAGTTCCTCAGTTACAACCCAGGTATTATTATTTGTGTTCCACCTACAAAAGACAAATTTTGGTGACACTTAAGtacaatgatgataataatgatgaataCAGTGATGAAAGCCAGGCATGACACTATGTGTCTGATCTACCGAATCGCCATGATCCATCGTAATAACAACATTTACAATATAGGTGGTTTCATCCCCGATTTTctagatgataaaactgaggctcagagaagttaagtaactctCCTAATGTCACACAGCCTATAAAAGTGAACCCCAGATTCAAATTTAGGTCTCTACAAAGTTCTTATTTTATCCAAAAGGTCAAGatgacaaataaaatagaatacagaCATGGCATGTGTGGCCTTCAACCACCCTCCAAATTTCTTTTCACTAGGTACAACTCACATAAAAGCCTTAAGTAACTAAGTAGAATCGTGCCCTTCTTGTCTTAACATTTAGGAATCCATTTATCTTCACTTATGGTCATATTTTGGGCATGGCTTGGGACTTTTCATCAATGTAATATAATCTACTCTTCTTATAGAATGATACATAATGTGTTCTTTACTTACCCAagaaatactccaaaatccaTGTTTCTCCCATGCAATAGATGACCTATTTGAAAGTAAGCAGAAGAGACTCATAGTAGCAGTTAAGATAATACAACTAATTCTAAATCAAAGATGGACACTTAATTTTGGTTAATTTATAACTGTTTCATCTAACTAGGAATTAAGAAGCATCCTGATATCCTAATCCTTAATAAGATCAAACTGTTGTCACCGTCACATCTGTTGGACACCCCCACAAAATCTGAGAGCACAGGGTTCCAGGTAAGGTCAAAATATGGGAATAGGATCAATGGTCAATCTTTGGTCCATTATCACATGGTTCTATCAGACAAAGATATCTTAGCCTCAACTAATGTGACTTACCAAATGTTTCCCTTCAGGCACTGTCACATACAGCTGGACACCTCAAGGGTTAGGTGTAGGCAGACTAGTTCTACCCAGAGTACAGGTCACAAATCAGGGTGAGTCGAAGTAAGTCATCCTGTGCCTTGTACTCTGGGGACCAGCCAGCCAGGAAAAAAACATGGGAAAGGCAGGCTGTTATACACAGGGTCCCTTGGCTGGGAAAAGATAGGAGAATGTTTGTTCCGGGCCTCAAGAAAAGCAAATATGCCGTTACATATATGAAGATAACGTATGTGAGGATTTCTTGGCTTCTTGAGGATTCTTGGATTGTGACGATTTCTATCCAATCATACAGATAGATACAAGCATATTATAAGGAAGGTAAAAATGTTTCTAGGCCTGAAACActtattctgggtttttttttttttttccgcaaGCCTGAATTAAACTTTAATAGGTATTACAGTGGTCTTAAAATAAGGATAGTTTTCAATGTACTTACAAAAATTTACCGAGGTATATTAAGCTGTTTGTGACATACACAGAATTTACCTAGCAAGCCCGCATTTTAAAAGTTCtaactccatttattttttatttttatttttttatttttattttttgagacagagtctcgctttgttgcccaggctagagtgagtgccatggcgtcagcctagctcacagcaacctcaaactcctggctcaagcaatcctcctgcctcagcctcccgagtagctgggactacaggcattcgccaccatgcccggctaattttttgtatatatattagttggccaattaatttctttctattttatagtagagacggggtctcgctcttgctcaggctggtttcgaactcctgacctcgagcaatccgcccgcctcggcctcccagagagctaggattacaggcgtgagccaccgcgcccggcctctaactccatttatttagatgATTTCTCTTTTACACGATGCTTTGCTCTGCCCACCCTCCCATGACACACATTTACCTTCTTTATCTTCTGTTATTATTGAAGTACACATggtaaaaaattcataaaaaatattgaatgaaataatctcgcctatgagaaaagaaagaaaaatttttgttaatatacAGAACCATGACAGTGtaagaaaaatttgttttcagaagAAGTGTAATGATTTTCACTGTTCAAGCGTGTGCTCTGGTCAATCACGATGTGCCTGCATAGCTGGTGGGGTGGCCGTATCTTTCACCACCCTGTCCTCTCTCTAGACTCGAGATAAAACAAGTCATCATCAAAGAGGCAGCTACCAGGTGAGTTGAACATACAGGCAAGTTGGAATAGTTCCACAACATGATGTCTACATTTTTTATCAATATGCTTCCCTTTAAGTTTTCTTTGGGGAGCTCAaatatgataatttaatacatcTGGCTCTTGGTTGTAAGCTGAAAATGTATTTTACCCAAATCTTTAGAGCATGACTAATATTACTAAGGTGAGAAAGGTGATttaagaactattaataaaattaatgcagAACTGCCAAGAAAATCCACTGtcgaacattttatattttgaatatttttccaaaactGTGTAATACCATATAGCATTTAATTCAAAAGTACACCGTATACTTTGtctcatttaatattataataatatgttaAGCTTATCATGTTTTTTTCACTCCCTCTACTCCAGTGTTtagtttatttccatttaatttctattttggtgaaattttattaaaatttataataatttttactatttacCATATAAATCATCTGTTAATCTTCTGAATCCATTCTCCTCTTGAGATATTTATATTTGGTATTACTTGCTAGTTATTTACATAATAAAGGAATTAGACTTGCTTCTCATAAAGGctgcaaatatatatttccagcacatcaactatcttttaaaatcctttttttatagaagcaaaacaaacaaaaaaactagccACTTTTGTTGATAAATACtactgattttcaaaattttcaatcctctcttgtaAAACTGATGATTAAGTACTGGCTACTTAAAATAATGACTCTGCTGCTTTGGTagctcaaaaataaaacttttggggTGGTGGGGAAAATCTTTTTCATTAATATCATAAAttggaaagtgaaattaaaaaaaataacattccaaGAACATCCATACCTAAGGATAATTTTAATGAATGATATATAAGACCTTctccctgaaaataaaaaatactactCAAAGAAATCAACAACCTAAATAAATGTTGAGATTTATAGTATTCATTGATCAGAAAACTCAGTATTACAATCTCAAAGTATTAGCAAGGCTCTTTGGTCGAAGTGAACAGGctgattttaaaatgcacataggAACACAAAGGGCCTAGAATAGCCAAGACAAttgtgaagaaaaacaaagttagaaGAATTATACTACCTAATTTTAAGACTATAAAAGCTTTATTATTGAGGTAGGATGGTACTGATATAAGACAAATAAGTAAGAAAACAGAAAGTCTCCAAACAGAACCATGTATATAGGTACCTGATTTACATCAGAGACACCACTTAATTTACCAAGGGAaggatagtcttttttttttttttctttttttatttatatttttcttttcttagtcaACTGATCTGGGACTTTACGGatagtcttttaaataaattcctcATATACTATATGAGGAAAAACCTGACCCCTaactcataccatatacaaaaattaattcaagatagatcataggaaatataaaaattaaacataaaacatctggaagaaaatatacaagagtATTTTCATGGCTTtggggtaggcaaagatttcttaaatgtaCACCAAAAATACTGCTCGTAAAAAAGAAGACTGAGAAATTaggcttcattaaaattaagaatttttattcatcaaaagataccagtaagagaataaaaatgcaagTCATAGACTGGGAGAAGACACTTGGAATACATATATGTGGCAAAGAACttatatgcagaatatataaagaattccttcAAACtaatagaaaatgggcaaaaacctTAATCAGCAATTTACCCTTCCCTGAAAGaaaccccaaaaaagaaaaggtcaaTAAACTGTTCAATTTCATTAGtcataaaggaaatataaattaaaactaaaatgggATACTATGACACTCAAAAAATGGCTCAAATACTATCCAGTGAGGATGTGTCAAATGGAGAAAACTAAAACTCTCATATTATGCTGATTGTCAGTTGATAGAATCACTTTGGAAAACCGTTTGGCAGAATCTACAAGGCTATACATACAGCCATCTTATAATCCAACAGTTCACTTCCTAGGTATACATGCAAGAGAAATGAGTGTATGTGCTCATCAAAAGAcatgtactagaatgtttataactgCTTTCTTCTTAATATCCACAATCTGAAAACAACCCAGATACCCTATTCATACAATAGCATACTACCTATAACGGTAAGTACAAGAAACCCCACCCAGAAGTTCGTATTCCAGTTCTATTTATAAAAAGTTCAGGaagaggcaaaactaatctaCGGTAAAGTCAAAGTAGTGGTTACTTGAGCAGGCAGTATAGTCTGTGAAGGGGCATGAGGGAGCATTCTGGAGTGCTGGACTTTTCTATGTCTTGATCTGAGCTGTGGTTACGTGCCCATACGCATTTCTAAAACTTAAATGAGCTGCATACTTAAGATCAGTGTGCTTTACTGTATATATTTCACACCTcaatagaaatatttgaaagtgttttcttaaattttttgaaatctgCAAAGTGAACTTTACCTAAAGGTATATCAGTAACAGCTGCAAttcccttcatttcttcttcaaaagggcCAGGAAAGTTGCCAAGCATACCAggctgaaaaacaaataaattaacaatCATTCTACCTAAAAGTAGGCTTTGAGATCTGGTTTTTGCCATATAATTTATTCCACATATTGCTATCACAATAGCTGATAacagttacttttcttttttcttttgagatggggtcttgctctgttgcctaggctagagtgcactggtgtcatcatagctcacggcaacctcaaactcctggactcaagtgatcctcttgcctcagcctcccaagagttgGAACTATAGGtataggcacatgtcaccacacctggctaatttttctttttttttttgaggcagagtctcaaactcctgggctcaagagatcctcctgcctcagcctcccaagtagctaggactacaggcatgtgcaaccatgctcagctcatttatgtgtgtgtgtgtgtgtgtgtgtgtgtgtattttagttgtccagctaatttctttctatttttttttagtacagatggggtcttgctcttgctcaggctggtctccatctcctagctcaaatgatcctcctgcctcagcctcccagagtgctgggattataggcgtgagccaccacgcctagctggtgcttcttttttttttttttttgaaagaaggggtctctctatgttgctcaggctggtttccaactcctggcttcaagtgatcttcctgcctcgtctcccaaagtgctgggattataggattatttttacaacatatatttctaaaacattttctatgTAATACTCACTATTGGGTCCCTATATAGAGACCTATGATTCTTAGAttgttttttccatctttttattttccccatacTCCAAAGAGTATATAATAATTCCACCTGGATGACCTGACACGATCCACAACACAAGAACATCATCATAACAAGCACTCCTTATCTCCGCTCAAATTCACCCTGTAGCCACTGGCATATATCCTTATCACTGTTTCCTTCCCACACTCACAGCAACACAGCAGCAATAACACCTGCACTATTTTATTCCTTCACAAAACTGTTTGTCACAGTTAAAGGCTGATCTTGGGCTAAGATGCATTAATTGCATTCTGTTAGCAAACAATGGACATTGAGCAAATTCAGTGGTGGATATCATAATTTTATTCTCAATGACAACTACTTACTAACATCTAGATTACAATTTAAGTTCACAGTCTTTTGCTGAGATAATGTGCCTAAAATCTGCAAGTCCCACTTTTCACCAACTTGGTAATTATATGCAGTATGACTAAACTAAgcatattattttttcccctggcAATTCGAAGCATTGCACAAGTGGAATGTTCCAGCCAACTTAACAAACAAGCATGACTTAATAAACACATATTAAACCCATTACATCCAGGCACTATGCTTTATATACAGTAAGTCACTGAATCCTTACAACCAccatatgaaatatgaaatatatactatTAGTAAATACTATTTTCCCtgaggagaaaactgaagtttcATAGGTTAAGAAATCTGCTGAAGGACACAAAGCTAGCACATGACTGATCCAGCCTTAAAACCCAAGGTTGTGTGATTCCAAGGCACCTAAAACATTTTGCAGAGCTGCCCACTCAACTCAGAATACAGAGGAAACCAGGGCACATGGAGTATGTTGAGTCCTCTGCCTTTTTTGCGTCTgccaaaactttttattttggggaagTCTGGCAAGTATGAACAACAAGGACAGCCTTAATCCACAGCTCTGAGAGCATTAACATGGGACACCAGGTGTGGTGTTTCACAGGTACAAGTGTTAGAGGGAAGATGTTCCCTAGAGAACGCAGGGGGTTCTAGGGACCAGGTCCTAGGGGTCCCGTTGgttccaagaaataaaaaaggggctgagaggctgggcacggtggctcacgcctgtaatcctagcactctgggaggcaaaggcaggcggattgctagaggtcaggagttcgaaatcagcctgagcaagagcaagaccccgtctctactataaatagaaagaaattattggccaactaatatatatagaaaaaattagccgggcatggtggcgcatgcctgtagtcctagcaaattcgggaggctgaggcaggaggatcgattgagcccaggattttgaggttgctgtgaggtaggctgacaccacggcactcactctagcctgggcaacaaagagagactctgtctcaaaaaaaaaaaagaggggggggaggctgagaaatgagGTCTTCCTGCATGaccaggaagaaaacagaatggtCTGGCAATTGCACAGCCGTAAGAAAAACTCAACTCAGGTAAGTTTCAAGGGTCAGAGCTACTGAGGGACTCCACAAAATACAGGGCTGGGCTGAGTAAGTCATTTGAGCAAATCTAGAAAAATCTCTGGGTGTCCTGATATACCCAAAGTACTTAGGAAAAAACTAAGTTTTCAATAGTGAATGTACAAACCTTAGTATATATAAACTGCAGGAAATACCATATTTCCAGATGAAATATGTCCATTTGCCCACTGCTTTATAAAATAGTCCATACTTTCAAAAAGCATTAAGGAGAAGTTAACTGCCAAAATTTGCCA contains:
- the ASAH1 gene encoding acid ceramidase; protein product: MPLAASSGAWLSGIGTGVMVGRSRLPLVLLAAAVACAVAQHAPPWTEDCRKSTYPPSGPTYRGPVPWYTINLDLPPYKRWHQLMADKAPALKVLVSSLRNMVNAFVPSGKVMQMVDEKLPGMLGNFPGPFEEEMKGIAAVTDIPLGEIISFNIFYEFFTMCTSIITEDKEGHLLHGRNMDFGVFLGWNTNNNTWVVTEELKPLTVNLDFQRNNKTVFKAASFAGYVGMLTGFKPGLFSLTLNERFSINGGYLGVLEWIMGKKDAMWIGFITRSVLENSTSYEEAKNILTKTKVLAPAYFILGGNQSGEGCVITRDRKQSLDVYELDPKQGRWYVLETNYDRWKNPFFLDDRRTAAKTCLNRITQENISFATLYDVLSTKPVLNKLTVFTTLIDATKGHYETYLRDCPDPCIGW